The sequence AAATAAAAGACACAAGGTTAAAAAGGCATGACATAACCAAAATAAAGTGTGTGCATGACTAATGtgaaaagagaaaataaatacCAGACTCAAGGTATAGTTTCAGGTTATTACTATTCTGCAGCGCTCTTATTACTAGACAGTTCAGGATCATCAGGAGTGACTCCATCCTGATTAGATGAAACAGCTTGCCAGCACAGACTAATACCGTTGTTTCTCAACGTGACTCAGAATTATCATCACGAAGCACCGCCACAGTTGACAAGCCATCGAACAATGGTTTTTCATCCATACCACCAGTATTACCTTGCATCAAGAAGATGTCATGGCGGACAAGGCTCTCTTTCAACCTATGCCTGGTAAGCCTCAGATAAACACTCCATTCATACCGTGCCAACAATCTGCCATTGGCACCAGAAATGTGATGCAGATATTGCCAGAGGATGCCTGATTCCCCTCTGTCAGAACGGACGAGCACATCTCCTTCTGGGTCCAGTACCGGCAGCAGAGAGAAAAATGGCACGTCCAATTTGATCCGGCTATTCAACGACCAGAACCAGCTCTGGTGATCCTTTAGCACCCAAAGATCAGTCGAGCTGCCGCGGTAGTGGTGCAATCCAAGAGCGCCGCTGTTCATCTCAAACAGCTCAAGAAAGGGGCCATCAACAGGCGACAGCAAATGCTGGAAGGACTCGGACATGGTGTCGAACACCAGCATGTTGTTGACCTTGCCCTCGTCGTTGCCGCTGGGCAGCTTCAACGGGTGCCAGTAGATCCTGCCGTCTGCCAGGACAGGCGGGTCAAGGAAATCCATCGCCACCGCCATCGCCAGATCCCCGGACGCCCACGGCCCGGGAGGCTCTCCGACGCACCTGAGCTCGCCGGACCCGACGGTGTGCACGTGGTACACGGCGTGGCCGTCCTCGGCCCTCTTGAAGCAGCACAGCACTCGGTGCGACCCGGATGGGCGGTGAGGGTAGAGCGCGGAGATGCAGGCGGCGCCGTGGAGCAGCGTGAGGGGCGCGCGCTGGCGGGTCGCCGGGTTGCAGATCTCGAGGCCGCCGTAGGCATAGAGGATGATGAGGCCGTCGCAGGAAGCGAGCACGTGGATGTCGTCATCGGAGGCAGCGGCCCGGCCGACAGGATGCCGCTCGCCGGTGCGGTGGTCCAGGGCGTCGATCCTTCTCTCGTGCGTGTCCGCGTCCCAGGTGGTGAGGAGCGGGAGCGAGGGCTGGCGACGGTGGTGGGCGAGGAGGAATTTGGCGTCGAAGGTGAGCCGGCGGCGCCAGGAGCGGCAGACGGCGCGGCACCGGAGGAGGGGCATCACTGGCAGACGCGTCAGGATCTCAGAGATCACGAGATCCTCGGGGAGcggggggccgccgccggccgcttctGCCATGAGAGTAGTCACGATTGGATCTGGCTGGGGAAACGGATTTCTTCTGCTCGCGCTCAGGTAgcacgccgccgagctccgggccgctcgcgcgccggctgccgcggcctcgctcgcccgcgccgcgcttTCTCGCGCCGTCCGCCCCTTTGTTCTCCGATTTTGGAAGGAAAAAGCGAGTCGCTCGGTTTCGAACGTTGCCCGCGTTggaagcggggggggggggggggggggggggggggggggggggggggggattcaaAGAAGTAAATTATAGAGTGGCATAAAATAAAGTAAATTAATTGGTGGATCCGCACCAAGGGAGATGAGTGGGATAATTGCCTTTCCGAATctttttatttgatcaaaggtacAATAGTAAATCCATAATTGTGTGAATAACATTTCGAATAGTATAATTTAGAATTGAATAGTGCATCTAATATAGTTGGGACAATTGCATAACTGCCCTTATTTTGAGATGTAACTGCACGTTTGCCCTTACTTTTTAAACTTTGCATGTTTGCCCCAGGTTTTCGAAATCGAAGACGCCGTCTGCCCCTGTTTCTTAACACCGTGAGTAGGACTTCAATAATACTCTCAAAAAAAatcgcaaaaaaagaaaaaagcggaAAAGACTATACTACCCTTTATCCAAAAGACAAACTCCTCCCctcccacaaccgtagatgctCTTCTGTTTCCCGTGACCTGCAAGCGGAGGTAGGGTTTGGAGCggtcggccggcggccggcggccgggtgcGGGGACGCGGGTGGCGGGCCTCAGATCCGGGCGGCCCCAGCAGGTGCGAGGACGCGGCGCGCGGGTACCGGCGTCGAGCGGCTCCAGCGGCGGGCGGCTGCGGGGACGCGGCGAGCGAGCGGCGACCGGCGCGGCTGCAAGCGGGCGGGCACCGACCCGGCTCGGGGACGCGGCGACCGGTGCGGCTGCAGGCGGGCAGGACCGACGCGGCTCGGGGACGCGGCGAGCGGGGATCGGCGCGGCTCGGGCTGCTCGGCGCTGCCGCGGCAGGCAGCCCGCGCGGCTGGCAGGCGTGAGCCGCGGGCGACTGCgggggccggcgcggcgacTGGCTGGCGATGGGTGACGGGCGCTGCGTGCCTGCGAGCCAACCAGGAGACCGACGCGATGACCCGGCGACGATGGAACAGCTTGGGTAAGTTTCTTCAACTTCATCCTTTCTGCAGTGGACAAATTAGGTTGTTTGATTAGATCTTTAGAATGAACTAGCTTATAGAATAAGCTCTGGTTTGTAGGACAAATGACAATCACATAAAACTTGTTGTTATGGTTCGGGCACATTGGAGCTTGCTGGATGGGGGACCAAAGACATATAGAAAGAGGGAAACATTGACTACAACTGTTGACCGCCATGACTATAGCTTGCTAAAGTTGGTAGATTTCATTGGTGAAAACTTTGTATGGGGTTCAAAGCAATACATTTCTTTGTGGCGGGCAGTGGAGGATGATTGTATTGAGATTACATCTGATGAACTGCTGTCCGAGTGGTTTGAGCTCAACAAAGACAAGGGGGAAGTCCATATTGTTGGTCAAATCAATGACTTTGAAGGGCCATTGCAGTTCTCACCGACCAAGCGCAGGCTTCACCCTAGTGTTCGGAACCTTTCGAGTACTTCACCTATTGATTTGGATCCTTTCATAGATCCAACACAGTCTAGTCAGTATACAAATGAGCTTACCAAAGTGCACATGAAAGTCACAAATGATGTATTGAGTGATAGCAGCTATGACTCTGAATTGGCTGCATCTTCTAACTCTGAATTAGATGAATTTTCTGACTCTGAGTACTCTAACCCTGAGTATGAGCCTGATCTTGAGATAGTTGATGAAGATGACAATGATGATGTTCCTGATTGTTCTTATGATGTTAATGCTCCATGTGTTGATATTGGTTGTGTGTTTCGTGATGTGAATCAGTGCAAATCGGCGTTGACCCAACATGCAATCTTGAATGATTATGCTTTCTGTACTGTGAAGAAAGATAATGAGCGATATCGAGCTAAGTGTATGAGAGCTGATCAAGGCTGCAAGTGGACCTTTTTTTGCCTCTACTAGCAAGAAATGTGTTGGATGCAAGGTATAGCAGTTCCTTTTTTTGTTGGGCTGGTTTTCCATAAATTGTGATATTTTGTTACATTGTCATCTTAATTAGATGCTTATTTCCCTTGCAGGTTAAGACAAACGGTCCGAAGCACACATGCAGTTCGGTGAATCAGTGTGGTGACACAATGGCATCAAATAATTGGGTTGCTGAAAGGGTGGTTGAATTCTTGAAGGAGGACTCAACTTTGGGACCTACGGAGTTACAACGTAAGCTAAAGAACAAGTACGCACTAAAAGTTCCTTACAGCAAGGTTTTCAGGGGTAAGGAAAAGGCTCTAGAGATGATATTTGGTAAATGGGATGACAGTTATGACTTGCTGCCCACATATAGAGCTGAGCTACTCAAATCAGCTCCAGGAAGCATTGTTGAGCTGGATACTGAAAATCATCAAGGGGATGTCTATTTTAGGAGATTCTTTGTGGCCCTCAAACCATGCATTGATGGTTTTCTACATGGATGCAGGCCCTACATTGCTATAGATGCTACCCACCTGACAGGAAGATCAAGGGGTCAGTTGGCAGCTGCTGTTTCTGTAGATGGAAATAATTGCCTTTTTCCGGTTTCCTATGGTGTAATTGAAACCGAGTCCACAGAGAGATGGACATGGTTTATCCAGAACTTAAAGGCGGCTATTGGTACACCAACAAGTTTGGCTGTCAGCACAGATGCATGCAAAGGACTAGGTGAGGCTGTGAAGGATGTGTATCCTGGTGTCGAACATAGAGAATGTATGAGGCATttgtggaagaatttcaagaAGCATTATTCTGGTGATTTGTTCAATTATAACATGTGGCCGGCTGCCAAGACTTGCACTATTGAGAAGTTCAATTGGCACATGGGGCAAATACAGGAAAGGTTCCCTCAAGCAATTGCTTACTTGGATGAGAACCATCCATACTTGTGGAGTAGAAGCAAATTTTCTGAGCAATGCAAGGTAAACTATATCAATAATAACCTCTCTGAGTCTTTCAACAACTGGGTGAGAAAATGTAAAGACTTGCAGATTCTAGAGATGCATGATGTTATAAGGCAGATGATCATAACTACATTTGAAGAGAGGAGAAAAATTGCTATGTCAATGGAGGGCAGCATAATCCCTAATATAACAAAGGCTCTAATTGCTCAAAGCAAAGATATCAAGGACCATGATGTTTTAAGATGTGGCAATAAAACAGCTGAAGTTACTGCACCTACATCATCAGGATCATCTTACAGGTATGCAGTTAATTTGGAGCTCAAGACATGCAGTTGTAGGTTGTGGCAAGTGAGTGGAAAGCCATGTAAACATGCTTTAGCATTCATAGCGAAACTTAGTAGAGAGGTGCAAATGGATGACTTCGTCAATAATTATTTCTCTGTTGAGAAGCTGAGAAAGACATATTCAGGTGTGTTTAATCCAATGACATCAAAGCATTTCTGGCCACGTGTTGATCTTGGATACAAAATAAAGAAGCCTATATTGAGAAGAAAGCCTGGCAGGCCAAGGAAAACTAGGATTAAGGCATCAGATGAACCTGGTGCTAGAAAATGAAAGAGGTGATCCGAATGCCATGAACTAGGCCATACAGCAAAAAAATGCCAAGGGGGGCTGACTGCTAAGGAGAAAAAGATGAAAGCATCTCATGAGAATGCATCTGAGGTGGAGAGCAATGACCCTCCTACATCTTCCACAAGGGGAAGGGGTACATGTAGCCGATCATCAACTACTGGGTCATCCAAGTATGTTATCCATGTGtacttttttctatttcttatgCTTTGAACATACCTGATGATGCATTTTTTCTATCTCAAAACAAGTGATGATTCAAGTAATATTGGAGGAGGATCACGAACTGGGAGAGGGAGAGGTACAAGTTCATCACCTACTGAAACAACCAAGTAGGTCACTTTTTCACTTTTTCAGTATACTTTGAACAGGTTTCATCACCTACTGAAAcctccatttttttttgaagtgatGGTGCCACTCATGTTAGAGGAGGAAGACCATCAACTAGGAGGGTAAGGGGTAGAGGCAGAGGAAGACCACCAACTGGGAGggggaggggtagaggtagaggtAGAGGTGCTTCAAGGCTTGCTACTTTGCTTAATGTGTAGAAATGACCACTGCTTGGGATATGTAATAACTAGTCACTGATTTGTTGTGCATGTATGCCCTGGACATGTTCTTGGCATGTGCTGCCTTTATTTTGGTATGCTTAGTTGTGATCGAGACATGAGAAACTTAATGTGGTTACTGTCAACTCTTGCATtatgatgcaaatattatgcttataTATTATCTGGATCTCTCTTCATGTATTGtctgcaaagttaaaaaaatattatgctTATATATTGTCTGCAAATATTATGATTATATATTAtctgcaaagttaaaaaaaatatgggCAAACGTGTAGTTACAGCTTAGAAGATTTTAACAAGGGCAAACGTGTAGTTACAGCTCAAAATAAGGGCAATTATGCAATTGACATGTAGGGCATTTCTGTCTTTTCAGCTTGTACTTAACACCGTTAGCTCTCCTTCACGGAACAGGGGCAACTGGAGCCTTTAGGTTCAAAAAACAGGGGCAAAcatgcaaagttaaaaaaaataggGGCAAACGTGCAGTTACAGCTCAAAATAAGGGCAGTTTTGCAATTGACCCTATATAGTTTGAGCCGTTTATGAGTTAGACCCTATAGGCGGCGGCGATTTGGATGAACCCTAGGCGGCGGCGATCCGTGATCCAGTTGAACCCTCGCAGCCACCGCGAACCTTAGCGGCCTCTGACGACGGCTTCGGTGGCCAGTGGGCCGCGTCGAGGGCGCGTCCATCCATTCAAGAGGATGGTGCAGGGATCTGGTGCCAACTCTGGTGAATCGGATAATCCCTCATCGGATTCCTACAACATTACTTCATCTTGCCAATACTTTGATCTATATCCTTTGTTTCCCTACTGATCAGTGTCATTTTTGTTTGGTAGGGGGAAATCCAACATTTGTGAGTTCATTTCTTGATGGATGACCAGGGGCCACCAGAGTTCCAGTAAGTTGCATGTGGCATTTGGCATCTGTATCGTCTGGAGGCAATCCAGCTGAGGAATGATGCCGTTGAAGAGAAGGAAGCTATGCTTTCAGAATAGGATCAGCCATGAGATGTATGACAATTAGTCAAATCTATGGGTTCATCATGTGCATGTTTGGGACGATGATGATTGCCATACTATTTGGCACATTTCTAAAGAAGTAGGTTGGTATAGCACTGTTCATGCTCATTTTGCATGAACAATGACTTGTTCAGAGGGAGGTCGTAGTGGATGCATGGGTGTGTGAACTGAAGTAGATGCAGGTCTGGACTATGCATGGTCTAGTGGTAATGGAGCCATCTTTGTGTGAACTGAAGTAGCTGTGTCTCCCTTAGCTGTGTCTCTTTTGATGTTCAATGATTGCTGTAATGGCTATGGTAAAATGCATGATATTTTGTTGCTTGATAATCAACTTGCTAAATTTGTGATTGAGCATGAGAAGGACAAGTTACATGTTAAATAGAGGACAACAATCATTGTTCATACAAGGTCTGCAATGATAATACAACATTGCATTAATCCACCTAACTTCACAAAGCAGGCATTGTTGTTCAACGGAGCTCAGATCATTGCCATTCACCAGCATAGCTGGACACCACAATCACCGGACAACTTTGGAAGGAGCATCAGTCGGACTGTTGCTACCATGTACACGTACAACCCAACTGGCGGCCCACGAAGTGGGGCTCATCCCGAAATATTGACAAGTAATATAAACGGTGACCACCGGTCCAACCGGGTGAGTGCAGTGCAATCCATGTTTACAGCATTCACCGGTTAGATCTGTTGCGGCACCGTGCATCATAAGCAGATGATCTTTCTTGTAGAATTCATGTTTTCAGTATTCACCGGTTAGATCTGTTGCGGTACCGTGCATCATTCACCTATTTCTGGAGTGCAAGGCAACATTCCAAGttaaatgcactcaccggttagaCTACAGCCGCACCGTATGATCTTTCTGGTAGAGTAGGAGGGTCAATTTTGAATCGGTAGGCTCACAGATTCCTAAAATATCGTCCACTGCTCTAGAACAGTGAACACGAGTCCAAATAGTGTTCATAAAGAACAGCTTCATCAGGTTTTCTGATGAATCCTTTAGAAAACATACTATTTGTCCACGAGTCCAACCGGTGAGTGCAGTAAAATATGATCACATCCAAATTCATGTCTTTTGTGTACGTACTCAAAGTCTTTCACAAGTTGGCGCCACACTAAACCTTGGTCGTGCAAGGTCTTGGAGGGATTGAAGCACATTTCACTggaaacatggaagatgttgAAGCACATTTTATCGAGGTCCTTAATGATTCTAGGCAATATCAAATCGTCCATCGTCTTTCGAGTTTTTCACTTCCCTAGTTTTTGTCATCAAGCTTGGATTCGTGGAGACAAATGATTGGGGGCGATGGGGAGGGGAGCGGTAGCCGGACGTTGGAGAACTTTTCCTTGTTGCCAAGGCCGCGTATGTTCCGAGACAGCATGGTAAGCATGCTATGGAACGGTGATCACCGGTCCAAGGTGTGAGAGCAAACCATCAGGAAATCTGCCGACTAAATTAAAACATGTCCGGTGATACCAATAGTGTGACTAGTGAGTGCAATAAAAGAGGCACACGTCAAGCAGCTCAAGCAAGCCGCGAGGCAGATGGGCTGTAAGCCCGTAACACGTGAAGCAACAGAAGCAGCCCGCGAAGTAGACGGGCCGGATGGGGGCGGGCGGCTGGTATTCCAGAAGGCCATGGAGGGAGGGGTGGGAGCGTGTGCGGTGCCGGTTCAGTTCCCGACGCGTCCTATGGGACAACTTGCAGCAGCACGAACTTATCTTGAAAATCCAACACGACTCACAAATCTGAAATGGAGGTTCACCCAAATGGAAAAAAGTTCATTAGTAGAACCATCGCAGTACAGCACAACTCAAAACTGCATTCGCCAGAAGGCCAGTGAGTGTAAACCACCAGGAAATCTGCTGAGGGCATGAACACATGTCCGGTGATACCCACGGTCTCACTAGTGAGTGCAGTAAAAGAGCAACACGTGATTCATTTCACCGGAGACAATGTTGGACCGGTGCATCTGACTGGTAGACACCAGTCCCACATTTGAGTGGAAACAACAAATCCATCAGTGAAAACCACGCCGCATGTTTGGATTCAGGCAACTGCTCGCCACGCCGCAAGTTAGGCAAAGCTCGCCACCAAAAGCTGCCGTTTGATGGATCCTTAAGCTCAACACGTCTGGCTAGGGACCATCAAGTTTCTAAAAATCAATCAGGTGATTTATTCTGGTGTCATACCATTATCATCCTCAAACGAAGTCACATGCACTCCATGCTATTAATTTATGTTATTGCTATGAACCCAGGGTCATGTTGTGCTGTGAGTTGTGAACTGACATTGCTAACTGCCATCCATTTGCACTCAAATTGGCAAATCGGATCAATTTGCATTGAAATAGGTTGCAGATGAGCCAACATTTTCATTTGGTCAATTAGGTGTGGGCCATATACACGCAAACTCCACTGGCGCCCACGAAGTGGGGCTCAACCTGGAATATTGACCATTACATGCAGTGTTGATCACCGATCCAATTTGTGAATCTGGTGATAGCAACGGTCTGGCTGGTCGATGGGATTAGATTGCTGTTGCAAGGGGAAACAGGAAGTAGTCGGAACAAATCAGGAACATGCGAAAAATGTCCGGTGATATCAACGGTCTTCCCGGTGACAACACTCGAACACGTGAAGCAACCAAAATAGGCAGCGAAGCAGATGGGCAGGAATACGTGAAGCAACCGAAACAGCCCGCGAGATTGTTGGGCCGGATGGGGGTGGGCGTCGGACCCAGCCCGCGATCCCTGCGCTTATTTGCTATGTGGTCATCGAGGACCGCGGGGATCGGAAGGGTCGCGTGTCGCGGGAGTCAAGGTGCCGCGAGCGGTGGGGTTCCAAGATGTGGTTATAAATGCTTAGTCGGGTTGGCCGAGAACTCCTTGCTCTAGCACAGTCCGCCTACCTGTACCGCAGTAccagagaggaagaggagagggtTTTTTTTCCAGCGCGTCGTCCCTTGTTCCCATGGCCGGCCGGAAGCGCTCCGCAGATGATGAGGCGGCGAGCGCAGCGCCACGGGGCCGCCGTACCTTCGCAGGATTCTTCATCGTCAGGGGTGAGTTTCGCTGTTGGCCTATTGGCTGTTGCCTGGTTCTTCCCCGCCGCGGCTGCGATTGAGGTTGCGTTGTCTTCTTCTAGCAGGGCGGTCAATATGGGCTCTTCTCTGCCCCACTCTGCGGAGGAGGTTGTCAGGGTGCCTCCTGGTGTGTCCGTCGCGTTGGAGGACTCACCGGAGTCCCCGCAATGGACAGCGTCAGATTGTGCCCGGCGCCAGGAGATGCGGGAGTTGATTCGGGAGGCGTCCGACGCCAGAGGCCAGTATTTTGCTGCGACACAGGAGGGGGAGCATCAAAGGTCTGGCCTCGCTGCCGTCCAAGTGACCGCCCTCCATGCCTCGGAGGGGGAAATGTCGACGATCCATGCGGAGGCCGGGGCCGCCCACATCCACGCAGCAGGTTGGCCGCTGTACCGGATCTCCTGAGACCCTATCTTTGTTTCGCTTCTTGCCCGACTTCGCCGAATGTGACTCTGCTCGGTTTGAGGCCTAGAGGAGGATTTGGCTGCTTCTTGCGGGGAGACGGAGGGACTGCGCCAGCGGCTGGATGACCTGGAGGAGCACTATGAAGCCCTATCCCGCGCCGCGCTCGACGCGGTGGGCATTCTGGGGATAGGAGGGTTGCGGTTGCTCGTCTGTCTCCCAGGTATTCCCGACTAGGTGGAGCGCGCGGTGGAGCTCGGCATCCGTCGGGGTGCAATGTTGGCGTTCGCCGCCACTCAGCTTCGCTCCAGCCAGGATCTGCGTCGGTTGGAGCCTGGTTTCCCAGAGGGGATGATGCTTCGGGAGCGGGAAAGGCTTGCCGACGACTTCACCGGAGCTGCGGGCTTTATCGCCACCGAGGTCAGCATCAGCAACCTCCTCGAGAAGGGGGCCAACCCGGATGTGGCCATCCCCTGAAGgctccggagtgacaacggtgATCCGTTCAAGCCCACGGCCTTATTTTGTTGTTCCTTTTTCGTGTGGCCTTTTGGATGTCCTGCTAGTGGTTATCTGTTGAACAtctttcattttcattttcattttgtcTAAGGAAAGTCATGGCGGCTTCAATCGTGTGGGATGCATGGCAAGCCATGCTAATATTACTTTGCTATCTTAATGACTTGTGGTAGTTTATTATATGATGTCTGTTGTTTATGAGCTTTGTGTAGATACCAGAAAATCTGTGGGCGCTTGTTTGGGCTTTTGCGAGGTCCCAATTCGTGTCCTTAAATTTGGATCGGGATCCAGAACGGTGGACACCAGTTCAAATGGTGCTTGAAAAGAACATTTTCATCTATATTTCTACCAAGGCCTTTCGAAAACGTCCAGTACTCATGTTAGTGCTGTTAGCTGTGAACTGATATTGCTATCTACCATCCATTTTCAatttgcactgaattttgcaaattagTTCGATTTGCATTGATGAGGTGACAAGCTCAAGAATAATGCTACGGTGGTTGTCACCTCTGAGCACCGATCAAACACATGCGGTTAACCATGGTGTGAGCATCGGGTTTCAGTAAATCAATCCGGTGAACGATTCCGGTGGCGCACCGGTCCCATCTTCAATTGAAGGGAGTGATTGGTTTGATTCCAAATTATGACTTGCCATAACTAGGGTAGGGCAAAATATTGAGAAAGTACTTTTTGAGGTGGGCTACTATTCTTGTAATCCAACAAATTGAGTCATGTTATGAGTTTTGGCAAGGCAAATTTTGGAACGTAACCAATCAGGGTCGAAGTCACATGCACTAAATGCTTTGAATTGATGCTACTCGTATGAACTAAGGGTCAAATTAGTGCTGTGAGCTGTGAATTGATATTGCTATCTGCCATCCATTTTCAatttgcactgaattttgcaaattagTTCGATTTGCATTGAAATGGGCTGCAAGAGGAGCCAACATTTACTTCAAAAGATCATGAACTAACAGAAAACTTGCACCAAAAGCTCGGGCTCTAATAGAACAAGTCGCATTGTTCAGTACTACAGACAGATCTAACAAAAGAAAAGCCACAATGCACGTACTAAAAATACTAGAGTTGCTCCATATCCTAAGGAACAATCCCGAGCCAGCGGAAGGTGTCCTCGCAGAGGCTCCGGATCCTGCATTCGTCGCTGCAGAAGTAGGACCAGTGGAGCGATCTATCGCGGCCGGTGGGAGCGCCGCACCAGCCTGGGTGGGATGCGCACTGGTTATCATCGTCGCGAGGCACTGGCCCAGGCACGGGGGCCGGCAGCAGGGAGTTGGGAGGCCACAGAACATCCACAGCGTCGCAAAGGCGTGCACGCGTGGACCCGAAACCCAGCGGTCGCTCAGACGATGATTGCCGGGTCGTCATTCGCTACCTCCGCCTGGAGCTGCTTCACCCGGAGGTTGGCCTTGGCACCACTGTTTACTCGCCACAGGACCATGGCGAGCATGTACGCTGCCGGCT comes from Panicum virgatum strain AP13 chromosome 4K, P.virgatum_v5, whole genome shotgun sequence and encodes:
- the LOC120703397 gene encoding uncharacterized protein LOC120703397, whose amino-acid sequence is MAEAAGGGPPLPEDLVISEILTRLPVMPLLRCRAVCRSWRRRLTFDAKFLLAHHRRQPSLPLLTTWDADTHERRIDALDHRTGERHPVGRAAASDDDIHVLASCDGLIILYAYGGLEICNPATRQRAPLTLLHGAACISALYPHRPSGSHRVLCCFKRAEDGHAVYHVHTVGSGELRCVGEPPGPWASGDLAMAVAMDFLDPPVLADGRIYWHPLKLPSGNDEGKVNNMLVFDTMSESFQHLLSPVDGPFLELFEMNSGALGLHHYRGSSTDLWVLKDHQSWFWSLNSRIKLDVPFFSLLPVLDPEGDVLVRSDRGESGILWQYLHHISGANGRLLARYEWSVYLRLTRHRLKESLVRHDIFLMQGNTGGMDEKPLFDGLSTVAVLRDDNSESR